One Theropithecus gelada isolate Dixy chromosome 20, Tgel_1.0, whole genome shotgun sequence DNA segment encodes these proteins:
- the THAP11 gene encoding THAP domain-containing protein 11 isoform X1, with protein MPGFTCCVPGCYNNSHRDKALHFYTFPKDAELRRLWLKNVSRAGVSGCFSTFQPTTGHRLCSVHFQGGRKTYTVRVPTIFPLRGVNERKVARRPAGAAAARRRQQQQQQQQQQQQQQQQQQQQQQQQQPSPSASTAQTSQLQPNLVSASAAVLLTLQAAVDSSQAPGSVPPAPITPTGEDVKPIDLTVQVEFAATEGAAAAAAASELQAATAGLEAAECPMGPQLVVVGEEGFPDTGSDHSYSLSSGTTEEELLRKLNEQRDILALMEVKMKEMKGSIRHLRLCLLGFIFPGDHLQGDLDDLLMEIQLARDLGLSCFVCYWLQILFSVQLVRLKFSLCLFGKTN; from the exons ATGCCTGGCTTTACGTGCTGCGTGCCAGGCTGCTACAACAACTCGCACCGGGACAAGGCGCTGCACTTCTACACGTTTCCAAAGGACGCTGAGTTGCGGCGCCTCTGGCTCAAGAACGTGTCGCGTGCCGGCGTCAGTGGGTGCTTCTCCACCTTCCAGCCCACCACAGGCCACCGTCTCTGCAGCGTTCACTTCCAGGGCGGCCGCAAGACCTACACGGTACGCGTCCCCACCATCTTTCCGCTGCGCGGCGTCAATGAGCGCAAAGTAGCGCGCAGACCCGCTGGGGCCGCGGCCGCCCGCcgcaggcagcagcagcagcagcagcaacaacaacagcagcagcagcagcagcagcagcagcagcagcagcaacagcagcagccgTCACCCTCTGCCTCCACTGCCCAGACTTCCCAGCTGCAGCCCAACCTGGTGTCTGCTTCCGCGGCCGTGCTTCTTACCCTTCAGGCCGCTGTAGACAGCAGTCAGGCTCCGGGATCCGTGCCGCCGGCGCCCATCACTCCCACTGGAGAAGACGTGAAGCCCATCGATCTTACAGTGCAAGTTGAGTTTGCAGCCACAGAGGGCGCAGCCGCTGCGGCCGCCGCGTCGGAGTTACAGGCTGCTACCGCAGGGCTGGAGGCTGCCGAGTGCCCTATGGGCCCCCAGTTGGTGGTGGTAGGAGAAGAGGGTTTCCCTGATACTGGCTCCGACCATTCGTACTCCTTGTCGTCAGGCACCACGGAGGAGGAGCTCCTGCGCAAGCTGAATGAGCAGCGGGACATCCTGGCGCTGATGGAAGTGAAGATGAAAGAGATGAAAGGCAGCATTCGCCACCTGCGT ctctgcctcctaggatTTATTTTCCCAGGAGACCATTTACAAGGGGATCTGGATGACCTGCTGATGGAGATCCAGCTTGCCAGGGACTTAGGTTTATCCTGTTTTGTTTGCTACTGGTTACAAATTCTATTTTCTGTACAATTAGTCAGACTAAAGTTTTCACTGTGTTTGTTTGgcaaaacaaattaa
- the THAP11 gene encoding THAP domain-containing protein 11 isoform X2 produces MPGFTCCVPGCYNNSHRDKALHFYTFPKDAELRRLWLKNVSRAGVSGCFSTFQPTTGHRLCSVHFQGGRKTYTVRVPTIFPLRGVNERKVARRPAGAAAARRRQQQQQQQQQQQQQQQQQQQQQQQQQPSPSASTAQTSQLQPNLVSASAAVLLTLQAAVDSSQAPGSVPPAPITPTGEDVKPIDLTVQVEFAATEGAAAAAAASELQAATAGLEAAECPMGPQLVVVGEEGFPDTGSDHSYSLSSGTTEEELLRKLNEQRDILALMEVKMKEMKGSIRHLRLTEAKLREELREKDRLLAMAVIRKKHGM; encoded by the coding sequence ATGCCTGGCTTTACGTGCTGCGTGCCAGGCTGCTACAACAACTCGCACCGGGACAAGGCGCTGCACTTCTACACGTTTCCAAAGGACGCTGAGTTGCGGCGCCTCTGGCTCAAGAACGTGTCGCGTGCCGGCGTCAGTGGGTGCTTCTCCACCTTCCAGCCCACCACAGGCCACCGTCTCTGCAGCGTTCACTTCCAGGGCGGCCGCAAGACCTACACGGTACGCGTCCCCACCATCTTTCCGCTGCGCGGCGTCAATGAGCGCAAAGTAGCGCGCAGACCCGCTGGGGCCGCGGCCGCCCGCcgcaggcagcagcagcagcagcagcaacaacaacagcagcagcagcagcagcagcagcagcagcagcagcaacagcagcagccgTCACCCTCTGCCTCCACTGCCCAGACTTCCCAGCTGCAGCCCAACCTGGTGTCTGCTTCCGCGGCCGTGCTTCTTACCCTTCAGGCCGCTGTAGACAGCAGTCAGGCTCCGGGATCCGTGCCGCCGGCGCCCATCACTCCCACTGGAGAAGACGTGAAGCCCATCGATCTTACAGTGCAAGTTGAGTTTGCAGCCACAGAGGGCGCAGCCGCTGCGGCCGCCGCGTCGGAGTTACAGGCTGCTACCGCAGGGCTGGAGGCTGCCGAGTGCCCTATGGGCCCCCAGTTGGTGGTGGTAGGAGAAGAGGGTTTCCCTGATACTGGCTCCGACCATTCGTACTCCTTGTCGTCAGGCACCACGGAGGAGGAGCTCCTGCGCAAGCTGAATGAGCAGCGGGACATCCTGGCGCTGATGGAAGTGAAGATGAAAGAGATGAAAGGCAGCATTCGCCACCTGCGTCTCACCGAGGCCAAGCTGCGCGAAGAACTGCGCGAGAAGGATCGGCTGCTTGCCATGGCTGTCATCCGCAAGAAGCACGGAATGTGA